Proteins found in one Odontesthes bonariensis isolate fOdoBon6 chromosome 11, fOdoBon6.hap1, whole genome shotgun sequence genomic segment:
- the LOC142391337 gene encoding cyclic nucleotide-gated channel alpha-3-like, protein MDTQDQTSFMGTGLLSRLMRNLGRSSIGPGESNMSCSRTDSNMGSRSRDNQWPLAVHNSNNCNNNDGKKDDKKDDKDDKKDDKKDDKKDDKKDDKKDEKKDDKKDEKKDDKKDEKKDDKKDEKKDDKKDDKKNDKKEEPKEVWIMDPATDMYYNWLSTISIPVFYNLMFLVARACFNELQSKNTTLWMVLDYTSDVFYYIDTFVRARTGFLEQGLLVKDEKVLKEKYTKTLQFKLDILSIFPTDIMFLVLGINNPEWRFNRLLKLGRLFEFFDRTETRTNFPNIFRIGNLVLYIIIIIHWNGCLYFAISKTLGFGSDTWVYPSLTNPLYSELSRQYVYCLYWSTLTLTTIGETPPPVRDIEYFFVVCDFLTGVLIFATIVGNVGAMISNMNAARVEFQAKIDSIKQYMQFRKVTKDLEARVVKWFDYLWTEGKSCDEKLVLKNLPDKLKAEIAINVHLETLRKVRIFQDCEAGLLIELVLKLQPQVFSPGDYICKKGDIGREMYIIKEGKLAVVADDGVTQFVVLGDGAYFGEISILGIKGSKAGNRRTANIRSVGYSDLFALSKDDLMEALTEYPEAKYALEDKGRAILMKDNLIDESLVAATDAKDLENKADQIEASLEVMMLKFRKLTNQYESSERKLKQRLSNLSNEVRSLRSDNE, encoded by the exons ATGGACACCCAGGATCAGACTTCTTTTATGGGAACAGGACTGTTGTCTAG GCTCATGAGGAATTTGGGGAGGAGCAGTATTGGCCCCGGAGAGTCCAACATGAGCTGCTCGAGGACAGACAGCAACATGGGGAGCAGGAGCCG TGATAATCAGTGGCCCCTGGCTGTACACAACTCGAACAACTGCAACAACAATGATGG aaaaaaagatgacaaGAAGGACGACAAGGATGATAAGAAGGATGATAAGAAGGATGACAAGAAGGATGACAAGAAGGATGACAAGAAGGACGAAAAGAAAGATGACAAGAAGGACGAAAAGAAGGATGACAAGAAGGATGAAAAGAAAGATGACAAGAAGGATGAAAAGAAAGATGACAAGAAAGATGACAAAAAGAATGATAAAAAAGAGGAGCC aaaggaagtgtggatcatggatCCTGCCACAGACATGTACTACAACTGGTTGTCCACAATTTCTATCCCAGTGTTCTACAACCTGATGTTTCTGGTGGCCAG GGCTTGTTTTAATGAACTTCAGTCTAAAAACACAACTCTGTGGATGGTTTTGGACTACACTTCAGATGTCTTCTACTACATTGACACCTTTGTTAGAGCCAGGACAG GCTTTCTGGAACAAGGATTGCTTGTGAAGGATGAAAAGGTTCTGAAGGAAAAGTACACGAAGACACTGCAGTTCAAATTAGACATCCTATCAATTTTTCCGACTGACATTATGTTTCTGGTACTTGGAATCAACAACCCCGAGTGGAGGTTCAACCGTCTTTTAAAGTTAGGCCGATTGTTTGAGTTCTTTGACCGGACTGAAACTCGAACCAATTTTCCTAACATCTTCCGAATTGGTAATCTTGTACTTTACATAATCATCATCATACATTGGAATGGCTGCCTCTACTTTGCCATCTCCAAGACGCTTGGCTTTGGCTCAGACACTTGGGTATATCCGAGCTTAACCAATCCTCTGTATTCTGAACTATCCAGACAGTACGTCTACTGTCTTTACTGGTCCACCCTTACTTTGACAACTATTGGTGAGACACCACCTCCAGTCAGAGACATTGAATACTTTTTTGTGGTATGTGACTTTCTCACTGGGGTTCTGATCTTTGCCACAATTGTAGGCAATGTTGGTGCTATGATTTCCAACATGAATGCTGCACGTGTAGAGTTCCAGGCCAAAATTGACTCTATTAAGCAATACATGCAATTTCGGAAGGTCACCAAAGATCTAGAGGCAAGGGTGGTGAAGTGGTTTGACTACCTATGGACAGAGGGGAAATCCTGTGATGAGAAATTGGTGCTAAAGAATTTGCCTGACAAGCTAAAGGCTGAGATAGCCATTAACGTGCATCTAGAGACGCTAAGAAAAGTGCGTATTTTTCAAGACTGTGAAGCAGGTTTGCTTATTGAGTTGGTCCTAAAGCTTCAGCCTCAAGTTTTCAGTCCTGGTGACTATATCTGTAAGAAGGGGGACATTGGCAGGGAAATGTATATAATCAAAGAAGGAAAGCTTGCTGTGGTTGCAGATGATGGGGTAACCCAGTTTGTGGTCCTCGGTGATGGGGCATATTTTGGAGAAATCAGCATTCTAGGCATCAAGGGTAGCAAGGCAGGAAACAGAAGAACAGCCAACATCCGAAGCGTTGGCTACTCTGATCTATTTGCCCTGTCCAAAGATGATCTAATGGAGGCACTCACAGAGTATCCTGAGGCTAAATATGCTCTTGAGGATAAGGGAAGGGCCATACTTATGAAAGATAATCTCATCGACGAGTCACTTGTTGCTGCTACTGATGCAAAGGACTTGGAGAATAAAGCCGATCAGATTGAAGCAAGTTTGGAGGTCATGATGCTTAAATTTCGTAAGCTGACAAATCAGTATGAATCGTCCGAGCGTAAACTCAAACAGCGGCTCAGTAATTTATCAAATGAGGTCAGAAGCCTCAGATCTGATAATGAGTAA